One window from the genome of Indicator indicator isolate 239-I01 chromosome 6, UM_Iind_1.1, whole genome shotgun sequence encodes:
- the RNF182 gene encoding E3 ubiquitin-protein ligase RNF182, which translates to MTSQLPEESVETQSSDELECKICYNRYNLRQRKPKVLECCHRVCAKCLCKIIDFGDSPQGVIVCPFCRFETCLPDNEVSSLPDDNNILLNLACGGKGKKCLPDNPTELLLTPKRLASLVSPSHTSSNCLVITIMEVQRESPQTLNSTPVVEFYRPASFDSVATVSHNWTVWNCTSLLFQTSIRVLVWLIGLLYFSSLPLGIYLLVSKKVTLGVVFVSLVPSSLVILMVYGFCQCVCHEILDCMSS; encoded by the coding sequence ATGACCAGTCAACTACCAGAGGAGTCTGTGGAGACCCAGAGCTCAGATGAGCTTGAGTGCAAGATCTGTTACAACCGCTATAACCTGCGACAGAGAAAACCCAAAGTGCTGGAATGTTGTCACAGGGTATGTGCTAAATGCCTCTGCAAGATCATAGACTTCGGTGATTCCCCACAAGGAGTCATAGTGTGCCCCTTCTGCAGGTTTGAAACATGCTTGCCAGACAATGAGGTTAGTAGTCTTCCTGATGACAACAACATCCTTCTCAATTTAGCTTGCGGAGGAAAGGGTAAGAAGTGCCTACCAGACAACCCAACAGAACTGTTGCTGACTCCCAAAAGGTTGGCGTCTCTGGTTAGCCCTTCTCACACCTCTTCTAATTGCCTGGTTATAACAATCATGGAAGTACAAAGAGAAAGTCCCCAGACTCTTAACTCAACCCCTGTGGTGGAATTTTACAGGCCTGCGAGTTTTGACTCTGTTGCAACTGTGTCCCACAACTGGACAGTGTGGAACTGCACATCTTTGCTCTTCCAGACCTCAATTCGGGTGCTAGTGTGGTTGATAGGGTTGCTGTACTTTAGTTCCTTGCCTTTAGGGATTTATTTACTGGTATCTAAGAAAGTAACCCTTGGGGTTGTCTTTGTAAGCCTAGTCCCTTCGAGCCTTGTTATTCTCATGGTTTATGGCTTTTGCCAGTGCGTTTGCCATGAAATTCTAGACTGCATGTCGTCTTGA